In a genomic window of Flavobacterium crassostreae:
- a CDS encoding efflux RND transporter permease subunit: MLEKIIKYFLENKLVTGLIFFIIIVWGIATSPFDWQVPFIPSSPVAVDAIPDIGENQQIVFTQWPGRSPQDIEDQISYPLTTYLLGIPGVKSIRSNSIFGFSSIYIIFDDDVEFYWSRSRILEKLNSLPSNLLPENVNPALGPDATALGQVYWYTIEGRDKNGNPTGGWDLDEIRSTQDFYVKYGLNAVKGVSEVASIGGFVKEYQIDVNPDALKAFNISLAKVMSAVQKSNKDVGAKTIEINQAEYLVRGLGYIKNVSDIELAVVAVQNNVPIRIKDIGIVSLGPAIRRGALDKGGTEAVGGVIIARYGSNPLEVINGVKAKIKTISSGLPKKTLANGVVSQLTIVPFYDRTQLIHETIGTLEMALSHEVLISVIVVLILLFNLRASLIISSLLPVGVLLTFIIMRYTGVDANVVALSGIAIAIGVMVDIGVVFTENIIRHLDLPENAGVKGKQLMNVIYEATIEVASAITTALATTIVSFIPVFTMESAEGKLFRPLAFTKTFALVGAFILGLIILPALAHLVFGIDYDKKRVKRFWSYVLIAVGILLSVYFKIIFPLSLCLIGLYDLFNYKIPPKYKVYLKHFNIILVLLVVSYFLTVEWMPLGPQISVIGNYLFVIVLLGLILGALLTIVHYYEAVLRWCLANKGKFMLLPLVTLLFGLLAWIGFNSTFGFVANGFTKLGWDIRSSKIWSVPSHAFPGTGSEFMPSLNEGSYLLMPTSMPHAGIEQNRKVVGQLDMILNHIPEVDVAVGKLGRVESALDPAPISMYENTINYKPEYILSEKGHRLRFKVDRENRYFTLKGDTLTHADALKKGIKLKDLILDDNGEFYRNWRDHIKSPNDIWDEIIKASKIPGVTSAPKLQPIETRLVMLQTGMRAPMGIKVFGPDLKTIGDFGLELESILKEVPSVKKEAVFADRIVGKPYLNIKINREKISRYGLNVEDIQQTIETAVGGMTISTTVEGRERYPIRVRYPRELRDSPETIAKILVATPTGSQIPLGQMVDFEYTKGPQAIKSEDTFLVGFVLFDKNDGYAEVDVVNNAQKAIQDKVDSGALIIPQGISYKFSGNYENQVRAIKRLAIVIPLCLIVIFLLLYFQFKTVIASSIHFSGVFVAFAGGFILIWLFGQDWFLNFSIADLNMRDLFQLHPINLSVAVWVGFIALFGIATDDGVIMGTYIHQVFEERNPQTVTEVREAVVEAGKKRVRPAMMTAAVAIIALLPVLTSTGKGADIMIPMAIPTFGGMTIQIMTMFIVPVLQAYWRESVIKKNNKNA, from the coding sequence ATGTTAGAAAAAATCATTAAATATTTCCTTGAGAATAAACTTGTTACAGGACTTATTTTTTTCATTATTATTGTTTGGGGAATAGCAACATCTCCATTTGATTGGCAAGTTCCATTTATTCCATCAAGCCCAGTTGCCGTTGATGCAATACCTGATATTGGGGAAAACCAACAAATTGTATTTACACAATGGCCTGGTCGTTCACCTCAAGACATTGAGGATCAAATCTCGTATCCATTAACGACTTATTTACTAGGAATCCCTGGCGTTAAATCTATTAGGAGCAATTCTATTTTTGGTTTCTCAAGTATCTACATCATTTTTGATGATGATGTTGAGTTTTACTGGTCTAGATCTAGAATTTTAGAGAAACTAAATTCACTACCTTCAAATTTACTACCTGAAAATGTAAACCCTGCTTTAGGTCCAGATGCAACAGCATTGGGTCAAGTATATTGGTATACTATTGAAGGTCGGGATAAAAACGGTAACCCAACAGGTGGCTGGGATTTAGACGAAATCCGTTCAACACAAGACTTTTATGTAAAATATGGACTAAATGCCGTTAAAGGAGTTTCAGAAGTTGCATCCATTGGTGGTTTTGTTAAAGAATATCAAATCGATGTAAATCCAGATGCTTTGAAAGCATTCAATATTTCCCTTGCAAAGGTGATGTCGGCAGTACAAAAATCGAACAAAGATGTTGGTGCTAAAACCATAGAGATCAATCAAGCAGAGTATTTAGTTAGAGGTCTTGGTTACATCAAAAATGTATCTGATATCGAATTAGCCGTAGTTGCAGTACAAAACAATGTACCCATTCGCATAAAAGATATTGGTATTGTCAGTTTAGGACCGGCAATTCGAAGAGGTGCTTTAGACAAAGGTGGTACCGAAGCAGTTGGTGGTGTAATTATTGCGCGCTACGGTTCTAATCCGCTTGAGGTAATAAACGGAGTAAAAGCCAAAATAAAAACAATTTCATCAGGATTACCTAAAAAAACTCTTGCAAATGGTGTTGTTAGTCAGTTGACTATTGTTCCCTTTTACGATCGTACCCAATTAATACACGAAACAATTGGAACCCTAGAAATGGCACTTTCACACGAAGTTTTAATTAGTGTTATTGTCGTTTTAATTTTACTTTTTAACCTTAGAGCATCTTTAATAATATCAAGTTTATTACCCGTTGGCGTACTGTTGACGTTTATAATCATGCGTTATACTGGCGTCGATGCCAATGTCGTAGCGCTTTCTGGTATTGCTATCGCTATTGGTGTAATGGTTGATATTGGTGTGGTTTTTACAGAAAATATTATTCGACATCTTGACTTACCCGAAAATGCAGGAGTAAAAGGCAAACAACTCATGAATGTAATTTATGAAGCAACAATAGAAGTCGCATCTGCCATTACTACCGCACTTGCCACAACTATTGTCAGTTTTATTCCAGTATTTACTATGGAATCTGCTGAAGGAAAACTTTTTAGACCATTAGCATTTACCAAAACATTTGCGCTTGTGGGAGCTTTTATACTTGGGCTAATTATATTACCCGCTTTAGCACATCTTGTTTTCGGAATTGATTATGATAAAAAAAGAGTCAAAAGATTTTGGTCTTATGTACTTATTGCAGTAGGTATTTTATTAAGTGTTTATTTTAAAATAATATTTCCCTTATCTCTTTGTTTAATCGGATTATACGATTTATTCAATTATAAAATTCCACCCAAGTACAAAGTTTATCTCAAACATTTTAATATTATATTAGTTTTGCTTGTTGTTTCCTATTTTCTTACAGTTGAGTGGATGCCACTTGGCCCACAAATTAGCGTAATTGGTAATTATTTATTTGTAATTGTACTATTAGGATTAATTCTGGGAGCCTTACTTACTATTGTCCATTATTATGAAGCAGTACTGCGTTGGTGTTTGGCCAATAAGGGGAAATTCATGCTATTACCGCTAGTTACTTTATTATTTGGGTTACTTGCTTGGATTGGCTTTAATTCAACGTTTGGTTTTGTAGCCAATGGTTTTACTAAATTAGGTTGGGATATTAGAAGTTCAAAAATATGGTCTGTTCCATCTCATGCCTTCCCTGGAACTGGGTCAGAATTCATGCCATCACTTAATGAAGGTAGTTATCTTTTAATGCCTACGTCAATGCCACATGCAGGTATTGAACAAAACAGAAAAGTAGTTGGTCAACTTGATATGATTTTAAATCATATTCCCGAAGTAGATGTTGCAGTGGGTAAATTGGGACGCGTAGAAAGTGCACTTGATCCTGCTCCTATTTCAATGTATGAAAATACGATCAATTATAAACCCGAATATATTTTATCAGAAAAAGGACATCGACTTCGTTTTAAAGTAGACCGTGAAAATCGATATTTTACACTTAAAGGTGATACTCTTACCCATGCCGATGCCTTAAAAAAAGGAATTAAACTAAAAGATTTAATACTTGATGATAACGGAGAGTTTTACAGAAACTGGCGTGATCACATAAAATCTCCAAATGATATTTGGGATGAAATTATAAAAGCATCCAAAATACCAGGTGTCACCTCTGCTCCAAAATTACAGCCTATTGAAACGCGTTTGGTAATGTTACAAACAGGAATGCGTGCACCAATGGGTATAAAAGTTTTTGGTCCAGATTTAAAAACAATCGGTGATTTTGGATTAGAGTTAGAAAGTATTCTTAAAGAAGTGCCTTCAGTTAAAAAAGAGGCTGTTTTTGCCGATAGAATTGTAGGTAAACCATACTTAAATATAAAAATTAATAGAGAAAAAATTTCGCGTTATGGCTTAAATGTAGAAGACATTCAACAAACGATAGAAACTGCAGTTGGTGGAATGACAATATCTACTACTGTCGAAGGACGTGAGCGATACCCTATTAGAGTTCGCTATCCGAGAGAATTAAGAGACAGTCCCGAGACCATTGCTAAAATTTTAGTTGCCACACCAACAGGAAGCCAAATTCCTCTGGGGCAAATGGTAGATTTTGAATATACGAAAGGGCCTCAAGCCATAAAAAGTGAAGATACTTTTTTAGTAGGTTTTGTTCTTTTTGATAAAAATGACGGTTATGCAGAAGTTGACGTAGTGAATAATGCACAGAAAGCCATTCAAGATAAAGTGGATTCAGGAGCATTAATAATCCCTCAAGGAATTAGTTATAAGTTTTCTGGAAACTATGAAAATCAAGTGAGAGCTATAAAAAGATTGGCCATCGTAATACCATTATGTTTGATTGTTATTTTCTTGTTATTGTATTTTCAGTTTAAAACTGTAATTGCATCTTCCATCCACTTCTCGGGTGTATTTGTGGCTTTTGCTGGTGGCTTTATTTTAATATGGTTATTTGGTCAAGATTGGTTTTTGAATTTTTCCATTGCAGATTTAAACATGCGTGATTTGTTTCAATTGCATCCCATAAACCTTAGTGTTGCAGTTTGGGTCGGATTCATTGCTTTGTTTGGTATTGCTACCGATGATGGCGTAATTATGGGAACTTATATTCACCAAGTTTTTGAAGAAAGAAACCCTCAAACAGTAACCGAAGTTAGAGAAGCGGTAGTTGAAGCAGGAAAGAAAAGAGTAAGACCTGCAATGATGACTGCTGCCGTTGCCATTATTGCTTTACTGCCAGTGCTTACCTCAACTGGTAAAGGAGCAGATATTATGATTCCGATGGCCATACCTACTTTTGGTGGTATGACGATACAAATTATGACCATGTTTATTGTTCCTGTTTTACAGGCGTACTGGAGAGAAAGTGTAATTAAAAAAAATAATAAAAATGCGTAA
- a CDS encoding TolC family protein has translation MRKLILITLILISVYSLKAQSINDYYKIAAENNPELKSKHKEFEAALQKLPQVSSLADPNFAVGYFVSPVETRLGPQNMKLSLTQMFPWFGTLKAQKDVAALLAESKYQSFLNSKNALNVQVATAYYAIYEVKKMKIIEEDNIKILESYYNISNAKLANGNGSVVDVLRVDILIKDAQTNLSILDKKETSLIAWFNSILNRKYDEKVTIEKEILVEEVAIASSRDSIANNPLLQEIELKKQASEANTIAARKQGLPKIGVGVDYIFVGEGMNNSPDSGKNAFMPMVSLSLPIFRKKYNAAIEESKLMQESYEYQMQATQNKLNGNYYQIAFELEKQQDLLKLYDTQVTILGKSLNLLFSYYSNANKDFEEVLRMQQELLKYQRLKVTSQSAYYTKLAELNYLTAKQF, from the coding sequence ATGCGTAAACTAATTCTAATAACATTGATATTGATTTCTGTTTACAGTCTCAAGGCACAATCAATAAACGATTATTATAAAATAGCCGCCGAAAACAATCCTGAACTCAAGTCAAAACACAAAGAGTTCGAGGCTGCTTTACAAAAGTTGCCACAAGTTAGTTCCTTGGCTGACCCTAATTTTGCTGTAGGATACTTTGTATCTCCAGTTGAAACAAGATTGGGACCACAAAACATGAAACTATCACTTACTCAAATGTTCCCTTGGTTTGGTACTTTAAAAGCACAAAAAGACGTTGCAGCCTTACTTGCCGAAAGTAAATACCAATCTTTCTTAAACAGTAAAAATGCTTTGAACGTACAAGTTGCTACGGCTTATTATGCAATATATGAAGTAAAAAAGATGAAAATCATTGAAGAGGATAATATCAAAATTTTAGAATCCTATTACAATATTTCCAATGCAAAATTAGCCAATGGGAATGGTAGTGTTGTTGATGTGCTTCGTGTGGATATTTTAATTAAAGATGCACAAACAAATTTGAGCATACTTGATAAAAAAGAAACTTCTTTAATAGCATGGTTTAACAGTATTCTCAATAGGAAATATGATGAAAAAGTTACGATCGAAAAAGAGATTCTGGTAGAAGAAGTAGCAATTGCAAGTAGCAGAGATTCTATCGCAAACAACCCATTGCTTCAAGAAATTGAATTAAAAAAACAGGCTTCAGAAGCAAATACTATCGCCGCAAGAAAACAAGGGCTTCCTAAAATTGGCGTTGGTGTAGATTATATTTTTGTTGGTGAGGGTATGAATAATTCTCCCGATTCAGGTAAAAATGCCTTTATGCCGATGGTTTCTTTAAGTTTGCCAATATTCAGGAAAAAATACAATGCTGCTATCGAAGAATCCAAGTTAATGCAGGAAAGTTATGAATATCAAATGCAAGCAACTCAAAATAAACTCAACGGTAATTATTACCAAATCGCATTTGAATTAGAGAAACAACAAGACCTATTAAAATTGTATGATACGCAAGTTACCATTTTAGGAAAAAGTTTGAACCTACTTTTCTCTTATTATAGTAATGCCAATAAAGATTTTGAGGAAGTACTTAGAATGCAACAAGAGTTACTAAAATATCAAAGACTTAAAGTAACAAGTCAAAGTGCTTATTACACAAAATTAGCAGAACTCAATTACTTAACAGCAAAGCAATTTTAG
- a CDS encoding efflux RND transporter periplasmic adaptor subunit yields MNTNKKNKIRLIAALVVGLILGALFFGGPTEKDPQIVTTDKKVETWTCSMHPQIRQPEPGQCPICGMDLIPLESNDLEIDPNAISLSESAMIIAGVSTYIVGNTSRDKEISLNGKVEINEKKSYGQASHIPGRIEKIMVTFTGEYVKKGQVVAYVYSPELSSTQQELLEAYSIKDIQPQLFESVKMKLKNWKVSDATINSIIKSGKTQSSFAITADVSGYIIKKNVELGDYVQRGQTLYEVADLSNVWILFEVYETDIDWVKVGNKIDYTIASFPGETFSGTVNYIDPFINPSTRIATARIEVNNASGKLKPEMFVTGTIKSTHSKNKNTLSIPKTAVMWTGKRSIVYVKSPDDENLSFKLREVTLGPLLGDSYSIVDGLKVGEEIVKNGTFNVDAAAQLAGKPSMMSYEHEEDKNKEVGNVKAVASLKLLFTSYFKMKDALVKDDFTTAKSKAENFKNDLSKIDMKLFEGDSHKVWMSYANPLNKSVQYIDHAKNIEELRTLFAPISEVMIKMSKSFNPLDQMLYSQFCPMAINDQGAYWLSKDAKVLNPYFGKAMIKCGEVKETINK; encoded by the coding sequence ATGAACACAAATAAAAAAAATAAGATACGCTTAATCGCTGCCTTAGTAGTTGGACTAATTTTAGGGGCTCTCTTTTTTGGAGGTCCTACCGAAAAAGATCCACAAATAGTGACTACAGATAAAAAAGTAGAAACTTGGACTTGCTCTATGCATCCACAAATCAGACAGCCAGAACCTGGTCAATGTCCAATCTGTGGTATGGATTTAATACCACTTGAGTCTAATGACCTAGAAATAGATCCAAACGCTATAAGCCTTTCTGAGTCGGCGATGATAATAGCGGGAGTTTCTACATACATCGTAGGAAATACTTCAAGAGACAAAGAAATTTCATTAAATGGAAAAGTAGAAATAAACGAAAAAAAATCCTACGGTCAAGCCTCACATATTCCAGGAAGAATTGAAAAAATCATGGTTACGTTTACAGGTGAATATGTCAAAAAAGGACAAGTTGTAGCCTATGTTTATTCTCCCGAATTATCCAGCACACAGCAGGAACTACTTGAAGCCTATTCTATAAAAGACATTCAGCCACAGTTGTTTGAATCGGTAAAGATGAAACTTAAAAACTGGAAAGTTTCTGATGCCACTATTAATAGTATTATTAAGTCAGGTAAAACCCAATCTAGTTTTGCTATTACAGCTGATGTTTCTGGATACATAATAAAAAAGAATGTTGAACTTGGTGATTACGTACAAAGAGGTCAAACTCTATATGAAGTAGCAGATTTATCAAATGTTTGGATACTTTTTGAAGTATATGAAACTGATATTGATTGGGTTAAAGTTGGCAACAAAATAGACTATACAATTGCCTCCTTTCCTGGAGAAACTTTTTCAGGTACTGTGAATTATATAGATCCTTTCATTAATCCTTCTACCCGTATTGCCACTGCAAGAATAGAAGTCAATAATGCAAGTGGCAAATTAAAACCTGAAATGTTCGTTACGGGTACTATAAAATCAACCCACAGCAAAAATAAAAACACATTGAGTATACCCAAAACCGCTGTGATGTGGACAGGAAAACGATCGATTGTATATGTAAAATCACCTGATGATGAAAACCTCAGTTTTAAATTAAGAGAAGTAACCCTAGGTCCTTTATTGGGCGATTCTTATAGTATTGTAGACGGCTTGAAAGTTGGCGAAGAAATTGTTAAAAACGGTACATTTAACGTAGATGCTGCAGCGCAATTAGCCGGAAAACCGAGCATGATGAGCTACGAACATGAAGAAGATAAAAACAAAGAGGTTGGAAACGTCAAAGCAGTAGCGAGTTTAAAACTATTATTTACAAGTTATTTTAAAATGAAAGATGCCTTGGTTAAAGATGATTTTACGACTGCAAAAAGCAAAGCAGAAAATTTCAAAAACGATTTATCCAAAATCGACATGAAACTATTCGAAGGAGATTCACATAAAGTTTGGATGTCATACGCAAATCCTTTAAATAAAAGTGTGCAATATATTGACCATGCCAAAAATATCGAAGAATTAAGAACGCTATTCGCTCCAATTTCTGAAGTAATGATAAAAATGTCAAAATCGTTTAATCCTTTAGATCAAATGCTATACAGTCAATTTTGTCCAATGGCTATTAATGATCAAGGGGCTTATTGGTTAAGCAAAGATGCCAAAGTTTTAAACCCTTATTTTGGTAAAGCAATGATAAAATGTGGAGAAGTAAAAGAAACTATAAATAAATAA
- a CDS encoding DUF3347 domain-containing protein: MKKVIGISVIALLSLTISCKDNKQEEQKDVMHNEMGNHETVYACPMHPEITGKEGDKCSKCGMDLEAVKGHDHSEMNQEDGHDHSNSESTEREITQSNNKNGETAAILNAYFEIKNGLVTDSKENTAKGGTALLAAFSKFDMTKVPENAHKEYMEIQESANEHAAHIVKSPIDHQREHFEALSTDITDLIALLGTVKVIYQDYCPMANNNKGANWLSEVKEIKNPYFGSKMLTCGSVKKKIN, encoded by the coding sequence ATGAAAAAAGTAATCGGAATTTCAGTAATAGCTTTATTAAGCTTAACTATCTCTTGTAAAGACAACAAGCAAGAAGAACAAAAAGATGTAATGCATAATGAAATGGGGAACCACGAAACTGTGTATGCTTGTCCAATGCATCCAGAAATTACAGGAAAAGAAGGAGACAAATGTTCCAAATGCGGAATGGATTTAGAAGCAGTTAAAGGTCATGACCATTCAGAAATGAATCAGGAAGATGGACATGACCATAGTAATAGCGAAAGCACAGAAAGAGAAATTACTCAAAGCAACAATAAAAATGGAGAAACCGCAGCGATACTAAACGCTTATTTTGAAATCAAAAATGGTCTAGTGACAGACAGTAAAGAGAATACGGCCAAAGGAGGAACTGCCCTTTTAGCTGCATTTTCAAAGTTTGATATGACAAAAGTACCAGAAAACGCGCATAAAGAATATATGGAAATTCAAGAAAGTGCGAATGAACACGCAGCACATATTGTAAAAAGTCCAATTGACCATCAAAGAGAACATTTTGAAGCATTAAGTACTGACATCACAGATTTAATAGCACTACTTGGTACAGTTAAAGTAATTTATCAAGATTACTGCCCAATGGCTAACAACAATAAGGGGGCGAATTGGTTAAGCGAAGTGAAAGAAATTAAAAACCCCTATTTTGGTTCAAAGATGTTAACATGTGGAAGTGTAAAAAAGAAAATTAACTAA
- a CDS encoding heme-binding domain-containing protein, whose protein sequence is MKNFKIILLILLVVFVGIQFIPTKSNQSNIVTKSDFMIVNNIPGDIKNKLEVSCYDCHSNNTAYPWYNKIQPVALFLEGHIDEGKAELNFSEWGSYSDRRKKSKLKSITSQIKGNKMPLTSYTMIHRNAIFSDAEKEQIIQYLTELQNNF, encoded by the coding sequence ATGAAAAATTTTAAAATCATCTTACTGATTTTACTGGTTGTGTTTGTGGGAATTCAATTTATTCCCACAAAATCCAATCAAAGCAATATTGTGACAAAATCTGATTTTATGATAGTTAACAATATACCTGGAGACATTAAAAACAAATTAGAGGTTTCCTGTTATGACTGTCATAGTAATAATACTGCTTATCCATGGTATAACAAAATACAACCTGTAGCATTATTTTTGGAAGGTCATATTGATGAAGGTAAAGCAGAACTTAACTTTAGTGAGTGGGGTTCCTATTCTGACAGAAGGAAAAAAAGTAAATTAAAATCTATAACTAGTCAAATTAAAGGCAATAAAATGCCATTAACATCGTACACAATGATTCATAGAAATGCCATATTTTCTGATGCTGAAAAAGAACAAATAATACAATATTTAACGGAATTGCAAAATAATTTTTAA